In the Solibacillus sp. FSL K6-1523 genome, one interval contains:
- a CDS encoding YigZ family protein: MRNNYFTVKGYGESEIIISKSRFITYIDRAETEEEALFFIDKIKKLHANATHNCSCYMIGEHDNIQKANDDGEPSGTAGVPMLEVLKKQGLKDTVVVVTRYFGGIKLGGGGLIRAYGKATTEGLIATQVVERKLHYLMKVTIDYNWLGKVENEIRDSTYSLQSIDYAENVEIFVFVLKEEEELFIEWMTELTNGQALTTRGDAHFIEFVRGE; the protein is encoded by the coding sequence ATGAGAAATAACTATTTCACTGTCAAAGGTTATGGTGAGTCTGAAATAATCATCTCAAAGTCACGTTTTATCACTTATATTGATCGTGCCGAAACGGAGGAGGAAGCCCTTTTTTTTATCGACAAAATTAAGAAACTACATGCAAACGCTACTCATAATTGCTCCTGCTATATGATTGGGGAACATGACAATATACAAAAGGCCAATGATGATGGGGAACCTAGTGGAACAGCTGGCGTTCCTATGTTAGAAGTATTAAAAAAACAAGGTCTTAAAGATACGGTCGTTGTTGTTACCCGTTATTTTGGTGGAATTAAGCTCGGTGGCGGCGGCCTTATCCGTGCTTATGGGAAAGCAACAACGGAGGGGTTAATTGCGACACAAGTCGTCGAGAGAAAGCTGCATTATTTAATGAAAGTAACAATTGATTACAACTGGCTTGGCAAAGTCGAAAACGAAATCCGCGATTCTACCTATAGCCTACAGTCGATTGATTATGCCGAAAATGTTGAAATTTTTGTTTTCGTATTAAAAGAAGAGGAAGAGTTATTTATTGAATGGATGACAGAACTTACGAATGGTCAAGCCTTAACAACGCGCGGTGATGCACACTTTATCGAGTTTGTTCGAGGTGAATAG
- a CDS encoding DegV family protein yields the protein MKTAVVTDSTAYLTEEERQRYNVHMIPLGVNIEGTVYDEEIDITASEFYDRVRGAKEFPKTTQPPIGKFVELFETLAKDHEDVVTIHLSSGISGTYQGAVQAGDMVENINVYAFDSEIACYVQGMFVKEAVQLAEQGASGQEIMAHLEELKKSMDAYFVVDDLGHLQRGGRLSAAAALIGGLLQVKPILHFQNKVIVPFEKIRTRKKALRKVEDQLVLAIEKHGSLQATVIHGNCETEAREWMDTLAKTYPSVDFTLSYFGPVIGTHLGEGALAMGWMKK from the coding sequence ATGAAAACAGCGGTTGTTACAGATAGTACAGCATATTTAACTGAAGAAGAACGTCAGCGCTATAATGTTCATATGATTCCTTTAGGTGTGAATATTGAAGGAACAGTTTATGATGAAGAAATTGATATTACAGCTTCTGAATTTTATGACCGTGTGCGCGGTGCGAAAGAGTTTCCAAAAACGACACAGCCACCGATTGGAAAATTTGTAGAGCTTTTTGAAACATTAGCAAAAGATCATGAGGATGTCGTAACTATCCATTTATCAAGCGGGATTAGCGGTACATATCAAGGCGCAGTACAAGCTGGTGATATGGTAGAAAACATCAATGTTTATGCATTTGATTCAGAGATTGCCTGCTATGTACAAGGTATGTTTGTTAAAGAGGCCGTGCAACTTGCGGAACAAGGTGCATCTGGGCAAGAGATTATGGCGCATCTTGAAGAATTGAAAAAATCAATGGATGCTTACTTCGTTGTAGATGACTTAGGGCATTTACAGCGCGGTGGTAGACTTTCGGCAGCGGCAGCATTAATTGGCGGCCTGCTTCAAGTAAAGCCAATTCTTCACTTCCAAAATAAAGTGATTGTTCCGTTCGAAAAAATTCGTACACGCAAAAAAGCGTTGCGAAAAGTAGAAGATCAGCTCGTGTTAGCGATTGAAAAACACGGTTCATTACAAGCGACAGTCATTCATGGAAATTGTGAAACAGAAGCGCGTGAATGGATGGATACTTTAGCAAAAACCTATCCTTCAGTAGACTTCACATTAAGCTATTTCGGACCAGTAATCGGGACGCATTTAGGTGAAGGCGCCCTTGCAATGGGTTGGATGAAGAAATAG
- a CDS encoding response regulator transcription factor, with protein sequence MTKIIIVDDHQLFREGVKRILDFEDSFEVVAEGDDGTDVVSLYAKNMPDVVLMDINMPKKNGVEATAELVSEFPDAKVMVLSIHDDESYVTHALKSGALGYMLKEMDADEIVDAIKVVSNGGSYLHPKVTKNLVAEFRRLSEHENKGNFHQTEIRRPFHLLTKRECEVLQLLTDGQSNRTIGETLFISEKTVKNHVSSILQKMNVNDRTQAVVTAIKNGWVEVR encoded by the coding sequence ATGACGAAAATTATAATTGTAGATGATCACCAATTATTCCGTGAAGGAGTAAAACGGATTTTAGACTTTGAGGATTCGTTTGAAGTAGTAGCAGAAGGCGATGATGGTACAGATGTGGTAAGCCTATATGCTAAAAATATGCCAGATGTTGTATTAATGGATATTAATATGCCTAAAAAGAATGGGGTAGAGGCGACTGCGGAATTAGTGAGTGAATTCCCAGACGCGAAAGTGATGGTTCTTTCCATTCATGATGACGAATCCTATGTAACACACGCATTAAAATCAGGTGCATTAGGTTATATGTTAAAAGAAATGGATGCAGATGAAATTGTCGATGCGATTAAAGTTGTTTCAAACGGAGGATCTTATTTACATCCGAAAGTAACGAAGAACTTAGTGGCAGAATTCCGTCGTTTATCTGAGCATGAAAATAAAGGGAATTTCCACCAAACAGAAATTCGCCGTCCATTCCACTTATTAACGAAGCGTGAATGTGAAGTATTACAATTATTAACAGATGGTCAATCCAACCGTACAATTGGTGAAACATTATTCATCTCTGAAAAAACGGTTAAAAACCATGTTTCAAGCATTTTACAAAAAATGAACGTAAATGACCGTACACAAGCCGTAGTAACAGCAATCAAAAACGGCTGGGTGGAAGTACGTTAA
- a CDS encoding glycosyltransferase family 4 protein encodes MIYVSLIVAFLASILLTPLVKRLAIRIGAVDAPNYRKVHARIMPRLGGLAIYGAFMIGIILLKVVTDFQSPYLYAILIAASIIVLTGVIDDMRELSAKAKLLGQIVAACIVVFAGGIHIELVNLPFGGVLSFGWLGIPLTIIWIVGITNAINLIDGLDGLAAGVSTIALITMAATAMLLGDGIVIAMASILAAATIGFLFFNFHPAKIFMGDTGALFLGFMISVIALLGFKNVTVIAFVIPVIMLGVPISDTFFAIVRRFRMKQKWSDPDKSHLHHRLLDLGFSHRQTVLLIYAMASMFGLVAIIFSMASVWGAILIITVLLVAIELLVEIIGLAGKNYKPLLNLVRIFNK; translated from the coding sequence ATGATTTATGTGTCTCTAATCGTGGCGTTTTTAGCGTCCATTTTACTTACTCCACTTGTGAAGCGTTTAGCTATCCGAATCGGTGCTGTGGATGCGCCAAACTATCGAAAAGTACATGCACGCATAATGCCGCGCCTTGGTGGATTGGCAATTTATGGTGCATTTATGATTGGGATTATTTTATTAAAAGTGGTAACGGATTTTCAAAGCCCATATTTATATGCGATTTTAATTGCCGCATCAATCATTGTATTGACGGGTGTTATAGATGATATGCGTGAACTCTCTGCAAAGGCAAAGCTACTTGGGCAAATTGTTGCTGCTTGTATCGTTGTATTTGCTGGAGGAATTCACATTGAGTTAGTTAATTTACCATTTGGTGGGGTATTATCATTTGGATGGCTAGGTATTCCTTTGACAATCATTTGGATTGTAGGGATTACGAATGCCATTAACTTAATTGATGGTCTAGACGGATTAGCAGCAGGTGTTTCAACAATTGCGTTAATAACAATGGCAGCAACTGCAATGCTTTTAGGGGACGGAATTGTTATTGCGATGGCATCTATTTTAGCTGCGGCAACAATTGGTTTCTTATTTTTCAACTTCCACCCAGCGAAAATATTCATGGGGGATACAGGTGCGCTGTTTTTAGGATTTATGATTTCAGTAATTGCCCTGTTAGGATTTAAAAATGTTACGGTTATTGCCTTTGTTATCCCTGTGATCATGCTAGGTGTACCGATTTCAGATACATTCTTTGCGATTGTCCGTCGATTCCGCATGAAACAAAAATGGTCGGATCCAGATAAATCGCATTTGCACCACCGTTTATTAGATTTAGGATTCTCGCATCGCCAAACGGTATTATTAATTTATGCAATGGCTTCGATGTTCGGTTTAGTCGCGATCATCTTCTCAATGGCGAGTGTTTGGGGCGCAATCCTCATTATTACAGTATTGCTCGTAGCGATTGAGTTATTGGTAGAAATTATTGGGCTCGCAGGTAAAAACTATAAACCGTTACTCAATTTAGTGCGGATCTTTAATAAATAA
- a CDS encoding LCP family protein, which yields MKKNKKAKGSSKLSLIIKVTLILASSFLICAATYGMYLTKKAEHALTISYEEIPEREIPEQREVKAEPAQDNVSILFLGVDDSEKRGQGADHSRTDALLLATLNNKTKTVKLLSIPRDSYVYIPHVGYRDKINHAHAYGGTKATIETVEDLFDIPVDYYVRMNFHAFIDVVDALGGIEVDVPYKLNELDENDKRTVNLQPGLQNLNGREALALARTRKLDSDIERGKRQQEIIKAIASKAASFTSITKYDAVLEAVGNNMKTDMTFDEMKSFISYLSNGMPRIDALTLEGYDDMSTGVYYYKLKDEPLEETKNILQSHLGLIPDSTELSNNNSNSSSNIEHTQTENNSINNVQ from the coding sequence ATGAAAAAAAATAAAAAAGCAAAAGGTTCTTCTAAACTTTCGCTTATTATAAAAGTAACATTAATATTAGCATCATCTTTCCTAATTTGCGCAGCCACTTATGGGATGTACTTAACAAAAAAGGCCGAGCATGCTTTAACCATTTCTTATGAAGAAATTCCAGAACGTGAAATTCCAGAGCAACGTGAGGTAAAAGCAGAGCCTGCTCAAGATAATGTATCCATATTATTTTTAGGTGTGGACGACAGTGAAAAACGCGGACAAGGTGCAGACCACTCCCGTACAGACGCATTGTTACTTGCCACATTAAATAACAAAACAAAAACGGTGAAACTTTTAAGTATTCCCCGCGATTCATATGTATACATTCCACACGTTGGCTACCGAGATAAGATCAACCATGCCCATGCATACGGCGGTACGAAAGCAACAATTGAAACAGTTGAGGATTTATTCGATATTCCTGTCGATTATTATGTACGTATGAACTTCCATGCATTTATCGATGTTGTCGATGCATTAGGCGGGATTGAAGTAGATGTTCCATATAAACTGAATGAACTTGATGAAAACGATAAACGCACAGTTAATTTACAGCCCGGCTTACAAAATTTAAATGGTAGAGAAGCATTAGCATTAGCTCGTACACGAAAGTTAGACAGCGATATTGAGCGTGGTAAACGTCAGCAAGAGATCATTAAAGCAATCGCATCAAAAGCAGCATCGTTCACATCCATCACAAAATATGATGCCGTACTTGAGGCGGTAGGTAACAATATGAAAACAGACATGACCTTCGATGAAATGAAATCATTCATTAGCTACTTATCAAATGGTATGCCACGAATCGATGCATTAACATTAGAAGGCTATGATGATATGTCAACAGGCGTTTATTATTATAAACTCAAGGATGAACCATTAGAAGAAACGAAGAACATTTTACAAAGCCATCTTGGTCTGATCCCAGATTCCACTGAGCTTTCAAATAATAATTCGAATTCTTCATCAAATATTGAACACACACAAACTGAAAACAATTCAATTAACAACGTACAATAA
- the secA2 gene encoding accessory Sec system translocase SecA2 produces the protein MFSIFKRNQERTSARELKKYYKTVEQINKLEAVYSPMSDEELQNMTFQFKERIDKGEELAAIIPDAFAVVREASKRVLNMRHFDVQLIGGLVLVEGNIAEMPTGEGKTLVASLPSYVRALEGKGVHVITVNDYLARRDFDQIGQIHRFLGLTVGLNVPMMEPDAKKVAYNADITYGVGTEFGFDYLRDNMAFTIADKVQRPYHFAIIDEVDSVLIDEAKTPLIIAGKMGANEELHRIAAMLAKRFKVDEDYDFDDETKATSLTDQGIEKVEAAFGIDNLYDLDHQTLYHYVIQAVRAHVMFELDVDYIVREDKVELVDMFTGRIMEGRSLSDGLHQAIEAKENVTITEENKAQAQITIQNYFRMYPKLSGMTGTAKTQEKEILEVYGMSVIQIPTNRTRKRIDQTDLVFETTEQKYEHVVQEVIRRHKTGQPVLIGTTSILQSEKVASYLKKHNLDFQLLNAKTVEQEVELISQAGQRNRITVATNMAGRGTDIVLGDGVEDLGGLYVIGTEKHESRRVDNQLRGRSGRQGDHGESQFVLSLEDDMLKRFAKEEVDKFRKKMMTNTVGRIENKEVLELVNRTQRIVEGSHLGMREYNLKLDDVINDQRGIVYDLRDTILKNEDILSLLVRMMYETIDFAIRDNAPEDKNTSEWDFDKMERTVNSLFLTPVTIDRDETKVTKLLDAVDPSVKELKVVIESFADNEQMMGVIPQVMLSLINNMWVKHLEQMSHLKEGIGLRHYQQEDPMRIYQREGLELFGKNYQELRRGIVEELVTFMKNLKMNVEE, from the coding sequence ATGTTCTCAATTTTCAAACGCAATCAAGAGCGAACGAGTGCTCGAGAGCTTAAGAAATACTACAAAACTGTAGAACAAATTAACAAACTAGAAGCGGTTTATAGTCCAATGTCGGATGAAGAGCTTCAAAATATGACATTTCAATTTAAAGAACGTATAGACAAAGGTGAAGAACTGGCAGCGATTATCCCTGATGCTTTTGCTGTTGTTCGTGAAGCCTCAAAACGCGTTTTAAACATGCGCCATTTCGATGTGCAATTAATCGGTGGCCTTGTCCTAGTTGAAGGGAATATCGCGGAGATGCCTACGGGTGAAGGGAAAACATTAGTGGCCTCCCTTCCATCTTACGTACGCGCATTAGAAGGTAAAGGCGTTCACGTCATTACGGTAAATGATTATTTAGCGAGACGTGACTTCGACCAAATTGGACAAATCCACCGCTTCCTAGGTCTTACTGTTGGATTAAACGTGCCAATGATGGAGCCTGATGCCAAAAAGGTTGCATACAACGCGGATATTACGTACGGTGTCGGAACAGAATTTGGTTTCGATTATTTACGTGATAACATGGCCTTTACCATTGCGGATAAAGTACAACGTCCGTATCACTTTGCCATCATTGATGAAGTGGACTCGGTATTAATTGACGAGGCGAAAACACCATTAATTATTGCTGGTAAAATGGGCGCAAATGAAGAGCTACACCGTATTGCAGCGATGCTTGCGAAACGTTTCAAAGTGGATGAAGACTATGATTTTGATGACGAAACAAAAGCTACTTCCCTAACAGATCAAGGGATTGAAAAGGTAGAAGCTGCATTTGGTATCGATAACTTATACGATTTGGATCACCAAACGCTTTATCATTATGTGATTCAAGCGGTTCGAGCACATGTTATGTTTGAGCTTGATGTAGATTACATCGTTCGTGAAGATAAAGTCGAGCTTGTCGATATGTTCACGGGTCGTATTATGGAAGGTCGTTCTCTTTCTGATGGTTTACACCAAGCGATTGAAGCGAAAGAAAACGTAACGATTACCGAAGAAAATAAAGCACAGGCACAAATTACGATTCAAAACTATTTCCGCATGTATCCGAAATTATCAGGGATGACAGGTACTGCGAAAACACAAGAAAAAGAAATTTTAGAAGTTTACGGGATGTCCGTTATTCAAATTCCGACAAACCGTACACGTAAACGTATTGACCAAACAGATTTAGTGTTCGAAACGACGGAACAAAAGTACGAACATGTTGTACAAGAAGTCATTCGTCGACACAAAACAGGACAACCTGTCTTAATCGGGACAACTTCTATTTTACAGTCTGAAAAAGTGGCTAGCTATTTGAAAAAACATAACTTGGATTTCCAACTTCTAAATGCGAAAACAGTTGAGCAAGAAGTGGAATTAATTTCACAAGCGGGACAAAGAAATCGTATTACAGTAGCGACAAACATGGCCGGACGCGGAACGGATATCGTTTTAGGTGATGGTGTTGAAGATTTAGGTGGTCTATATGTAATTGGTACAGAAAAGCACGAAAGCCGTCGTGTCGACAACCAATTGCGCGGTCGTTCAGGTCGTCAAGGTGACCATGGGGAAAGTCAATTCGTCCTATCTCTTGAGGATGATATGTTAAAGCGCTTTGCAAAAGAAGAAGTAGATAAATTCCGTAAAAAAATGATGACGAACACTGTTGGCCGCATTGAAAATAAAGAAGTTTTAGAGCTGGTTAACCGTACACAACGTATTGTAGAAGGTTCACACCTTGGTATGCGTGAATACAATTTAAAGCTAGATGACGTTATTAATGACCAACGTGGGATTGTTTATGACTTACGCGATACCATTTTAAAAAATGAAGACATTCTTTCACTATTAGTTCGTATGATGTATGAAACAATTGACTTTGCGATTCGTGATAATGCCCCTGAGGACAAAAATACTTCTGAATGGGATTTCGACAAGATGGAAAGAACGGTCAACTCCTTATTTTTAACGCCTGTTACAATTGACCGCGATGAAACAAAAGTTACGAAGCTATTAGATGCTGTTGATCCCTCTGTAAAAGAATTAAAGGTAGTGATCGAGAGCTTTGCAGATAATGAACAAATGATGGGAGTTATTCCTCAAGTGATGCTTAGTCTCATTAATAATATGTGGGTAAAACATTTAGAGCAAATGTCTCACCTAAAAGAAGGTATCGGCTTGCGTCACTATCAACAAGAAGATCCGATGCGCATTTACCAACGTGAAGGATTAGAACTATTCGGGAAAAACTATCAAGAACTTCGCCGCGGTATTGTAGAAGAACTTGTTACATTTATGAAAAACTTAAAGATGAACGTGGAGGAATAA
- a CDS encoding sensor histidine kinase produces MFPNDKIDIASLDVIFNRMLETITNSKDDIFIISEQSRRSFEDMQNELEIVRKEINILIDESDSLEKLLQLSRQRLVIVSKTFSEQTEEQVRVAYENTTKLQLDLSLCREREGQLRNKRDDLERRMKALYDTIERADHIVNQVNIVINYLTTDLKDVSAALEQAKIKQDFGIRIIAAQEEERKRLSREIHDGPAQMMANVLMRSNLIDRTYREKGVDAALQEISDLKENVRNALHEVRRIIYDLRPMALDDLGIVPTLKKYLSTVMEYNPGVDIQFVSYNNEQRISSNYEVSIFRLVQESVNNALKHGKPRVITVKMEWLRNHINIVVKDDGSGFNMEDVREDSFGILGMRERIELLKGSIKINSSVGNGTIVIFKVPYPTNDEEILT; encoded by the coding sequence ATGTTTCCAAATGATAAAATTGATATAGCCTCGCTGGATGTAATTTTTAATCGAATGTTAGAAACCATTACGAATTCTAAAGATGATATATTTATTATAAGCGAACAAAGTCGTAGAAGCTTCGAGGATATGCAAAATGAACTCGAAATTGTACGAAAAGAAATTAATATTTTAATAGATGAAAGTGATAGCTTAGAAAAATTACTACAACTATCACGTCAACGCCTTGTCATTGTAAGTAAAACTTTTAGTGAACAAACAGAAGAACAAGTACGAGTGGCCTATGAAAATACGACTAAATTACAATTAGATTTATCCCTTTGCCGTGAACGCGAAGGACAATTAAGAAATAAACGTGACGATTTAGAAAGACGGATGAAAGCACTTTATGATACGATTGAGCGAGCGGACCACATTGTCAATCAAGTGAATATCGTTATTAATTATTTAACGACAGACTTAAAAGATGTGAGTGCAGCATTAGAGCAAGCAAAAATTAAGCAAGATTTTGGGATTCGTATTATTGCTGCTCAAGAGGAAGAACGAAAGCGTTTATCTCGAGAAATTCATGACGGTCCAGCGCAAATGATGGCGAATGTATTAATGCGTTCGAACTTAATCGACCGTACTTACCGTGAAAAAGGAGTAGACGCCGCACTTCAAGAAATAAGTGATTTAAAAGAGAATGTCCGCAATGCGCTGCATGAGGTAAGACGAATTATTTATGATTTACGACCAATGGCACTAGATGATTTGGGGATCGTTCCAACATTGAAAAAATATTTATCTACTGTTATGGAATACAATCCAGGGGTCGACATTCAATTTGTATCGTATAACAATGAACAGCGAATTTCTTCAAATTATGAGGTATCCATTTTCCGGTTAGTCCAAGAGAGTGTTAATAATGCTTTAAAGCATGGAAAACCTCGAGTAATTACAGTAAAAATGGAGTGGCTCCGTAACCATATTAATATTGTTGTCAAAGACGATGGTAGTGGCTTTAATATGGAAGATGTGAGAGAAGATTCGTTTGGAATTCTTGGAATGAGAGAGCGAATTGAATTATTAAAAGGATCTATTAAGATTAATAGCTCAGTTGGTAACGGAACGATCGTCATATTCAAAGTTCCTTATCCAACTAATGATGAAGAAATCTTAACTTAA
- a CDS encoding C40 family peptidase — protein sequence MNYFKLIRTTIFTLAAAFVLFFIPVDENKASASAAYSVDELKSVSSKYIGVRYAYGGTSSNGFDCSGYVRQVFKEVGIGSLDRTTSGMYGQGTAVKKSDLQEGDLVFFNTTGKGVSHVGIYIGDGEFIHASTSQGVMKSDVDDRAYWGNKYIGAKRIASFTPEA from the coding sequence ATGAATTATTTTAAACTAATACGTACTACAATATTTACTTTGGCTGCGGCATTTGTCCTCTTCTTCATTCCAGTTGATGAAAACAAAGCTTCTGCATCGGCAGCATACTCAGTAGATGAGTTAAAATCAGTCTCGTCAAAATATATAGGTGTACGTTATGCATACGGTGGCACTTCGTCAAATGGTTTCGATTGCTCTGGTTATGTACGCCAAGTATTTAAAGAAGTAGGTATTGGATCTTTAGATCGTACGACTTCGGGAATGTATGGACAAGGTACAGCCGTTAAGAAAAGCGATTTACAAGAAGGCGATTTAGTATTCTTTAATACGACAGGTAAAGGCGTTTCACATGTAGGTATTTATATCGGCGATGGTGAATTCATCCATGCTTCAACAAGCCAAGGTGTAATGAAATCAGATGTTGATGATAGAGCTTACTGGGGAAATAAATACATCGGCGCAAAACGCATTGCAAGCTTCACACCAGAGGCTTAA
- a CDS encoding accessory Sec system S-layer assembly protein, whose protein sequence is MGLFDLFRKGDKVGKDSAIDSKSIVQTNGNASKNDADRDVVTKLSYHPDWNVPQEQQYVFNFLANDLAPLKPNQLSLSAINIDPNPVNGSWNVKAFFRSSLSEAIELGDIELLILDKNDNRLASHYFNFKELGVIPAESARPWIFTFPTSAITAEEMPEEGWKISFNLLSLRGHQLDLDETWQKQLPKEEQDKLADIVKTLPKLGKTEVNFTGLQAKLNNDKSLHASIFIRNGHDKAINLEQLPLEIVDARGIVVANGSFKLDPILIVQPNTTKPWTFIFPADLVKVKGIDLSRWTARVPQ, encoded by the coding sequence ATGGGTTTATTTGATTTATTTAGAAAAGGCGATAAAGTCGGTAAAGATAGTGCAATCGATTCGAAATCAATTGTACAAACAAATGGAAATGCTTCTAAAAACGATGCAGACCGTGATGTTGTAACAAAACTTTCTTATCATCCAGACTGGAATGTTCCTCAAGAACAGCAATATGTATTTAATTTCTTAGCAAATGATTTAGCACCATTAAAACCAAATCAATTATCATTATCAGCAATTAATATTGATCCAAACCCTGTAAATGGTTCATGGAACGTAAAAGCATTTTTCCGTTCTTCTTTATCAGAAGCAATTGAGCTTGGTGATATTGAACTTTTAATTTTAGATAAGAACGATAATCGTTTAGCTTCTCATTATTTCAACTTTAAAGAATTAGGTGTAATTCCAGCTGAAAGTGCGCGTCCTTGGATTTTCACTTTCCCAACATCAGCAATTACAGCGGAAGAAATGCCTGAAGAAGGATGGAAAATTTCATTCAACCTTTTATCATTACGTGGGCATCAGTTAGATCTGGATGAAACGTGGCAAAAACAGCTTCCGAAAGAAGAGCAAGATAAATTAGCTGATATCGTGAAAACTTTGCCGAAGCTTGGCAAAACAGAAGTAAACTTCACAGGCTTACAAGCGAAGTTAAACAACGATAAGAGTTTACATGCTTCTATTTTCATCCGTAACGGTCATGATAAAGCGATCAACTTAGAGCAATTACCTCTTGAAATTGTTGATGCTCGCGGTATCGTTGTTGCGAACGGTTCATTTAAGCTAGATCCAATCTTAATTGTTCAACCTAACACAACAAAGCCTTGGACATTCATTTTCCCAGCGGATTTAGTAAAAGTAAAAGGCATTGATCTATCACGTTGGACAGCACGTGTACCTCAATAG
- a CDS encoding nuclear transport factor 2 family protein, producing MKKWLIAVMALFVLTACGNNEDATPKDVEKEIEEGTVGFEMLGNSIQEATGVPQQEKEKIIAAFDEYIKAFNEKDLERYKNIISKNAEGFQYEEDIQAVEKVFKQYDVNREAQDVTIVKYKENEAQVFSNLKTETKEIGTGVELAGVGRQVTVFVKENQWKVSSIYYIGNE from the coding sequence ATGAAAAAATGGCTTATAGCAGTAATGGCATTATTTGTACTTACTGCATGTGGTAATAATGAAGATGCGACACCAAAAGATGTAGAAAAAGAAATTGAAGAAGGAACAGTTGGCTTTGAAATGTTAGGTAATTCAATACAAGAAGCCACGGGTGTTCCGCAACAAGAAAAAGAAAAAATAATAGCAGCTTTTGACGAATATATTAAGGCTTTTAATGAAAAAGATTTAGAACGTTATAAAAATATTATATCTAAAAATGCAGAAGGCTTTCAGTATGAGGAAGATATTCAAGCCGTAGAGAAAGTGTTTAAACAGTATGATGTCAATCGCGAAGCACAAGATGTAACGATTGTTAAATATAAAGAAAATGAAGCGCAAGTTTTCTCAAATTTAAAAACAGAGACTAAGGAAATTGGAACAGGTGTAGAACTCGCTGGTGTTGGACGCCAAGTAACGGTGTTTGTGAAAGAAAATCAATGGAAAGTTTCAAGTATTTATTATATTGGGAATGAATAA